One Silene latifolia isolate original U9 population chromosome 4, ASM4854445v1, whole genome shotgun sequence DNA segment encodes these proteins:
- the LOC141653566 gene encoding uncharacterized protein LOC141653566 gives MMKYMKPLSLFQELQKTNLLERGRFLGLDVGDKYVGLAVSDSVNKIATPLSVLLRKKSNIDLMAADFLSLIEEFNLRSFIVGCPFDRQRPSADAAQIKVFVDDLCKTGKLEGVKYTFWNECYTTKNVELLLKPLELHPVEMKTMLDKFAAVGILQGYLDYVNRSRLHSDVEDLTENS, from the exons ATGATGAAGTATATGAAGCCCTTAAGCTTGTTCCAAGAATTGCAAAAGACAAATTTGCTAGAACGAGGTCGGTTTCTGGGGTTGGATGTTGGTGATAAGTATGTTGGACTGGCTGTGTCCGACTCTGTTAACAAAATTGCAACCCCATTAAG CGTTCTGCTCAGAAAGAAGTCGAATATTGATTTAATGGCTGCCGATTTCCTAAGTTTG ATTGAGGAATTCAATCTGAGGAGCTTTATTGTTGGCTGCCCTTTCGATAGGCAACGTCCTAGTGCTGAT GCTGCACAAATAAAGGTTTTTGTAGATGATCTTTGCAAGACTGGTAAACTCGAAGGTGTAAAATACACGTTCTGGAATGAGTGCTATACAACAAAG AATGTCGAATTACTTTTGAAGCCACTAGAGTTGCATCCGGTGGAAATGAAAACAATGCTTGACAAATTTGCTGCTGTGGGCATCTTGCAG GGGTACCTGGATTATGTCAACCGGAGTAGATTGCATTCTGATGTAGAAGACTTGACTGAGAACAGCTGA